One segment of Polaribacter huanghezhanensis DNA contains the following:
- a CDS encoding ABC transporter ATP-binding protein, with the protein MINNNVIQVKELTKTFGDFTAVNAITFDVKKGEIFGFLGANGAGKTTAMKMLIGISNPTSGDATVAGFDVFTHAEDIKKNIGYMSQKFALYDDLTVKENITFFGGIYGLSRKVIKEKSKELVQELGLEKVADQLVGSLPLGWKQKLSFSVALLHNPKIVFLDEPTGGVDPITRRQFWEMIYKAANRGTTVFVTTHYMDEAEYCDRVSIMVNGKIEALGTPKRLKEQFNATTMNDVFLKLARGQ; encoded by the coding sequence ATGATAAACAACAACGTTATACAAGTAAAAGAACTCACCAAAACATTTGGAGATTTTACGGCTGTAAATGCCATTACTTTTGATGTAAAGAAAGGAGAAATCTTTGGTTTCTTAGGAGCAAATGGCGCTGGAAAAACCACCGCAATGAAAATGCTCATCGGAATTTCGAATCCAACTTCAGGAGACGCAACTGTTGCTGGTTTTGATGTGTTTACACATGCTGAAGACATCAAAAAGAACATTGGATATATGAGTCAAAAATTTGCTTTGTACGACGATTTAACAGTCAAAGAAAACATTACTTTTTTTGGCGGAATTTACGGGTTATCAAGAAAAGTAATCAAAGAAAAATCGAAAGAGTTGGTGCAGGAATTGGGTTTAGAAAAAGTAGCAGACCAACTTGTGGGTTCACTCCCATTAGGATGGAAACAGAAGTTGTCTTTTTCTGTTGCCCTATTACACAATCCAAAGATTGTTTTTTTAGATGAACCTACTGGAGGTGTTGATCCAATAACCAGACGTCAATTTTGGGAAATGATTTACAAAGCAGCAAATCGTGGAACTACCGTTTTTGTAACGACACATTATATGGATGAAGCTGAATATTGCGATCGAGTATCGATTATGGTCAACGGAAAAATAGAAGCATTAGGTACACCTAAAAGATTAAAAGAACAGTTTAATGCAACAACAATGAATGATGTGTTTTTAAAATTAGCACGTGGACAATAG